In Streptomyces sp. SN-593, a single genomic region encodes these proteins:
- a CDS encoding ATP-binding protein, with product MQEPRRGRPLSPLRNDLGPEMTAWANRLREFYTSLGMTLGELERLVGIDATTLSRYLNGRRLPEIAFLGKLDDAVFSRTQTRMHKDVRESVRELYLAACLVHEPQRHEVYMLRDALARAVQRAELAEETVWELQAELHAEQRRRELVENSLRQLEARTGPADDVDTLRRERARALAERDMLTALMEQHSAELVSAMREQYAIAQAREQLATELHGAERVLDEHLESRWGSPDGPDPGRSQEPRPPKAGRWRRRRAGTRRRQRTDLETLRARAEHAARELPRVVGRFSAGDVLDADLSSLLPLPASTYSDDDIARVAAAMDLVLHDAVRLAGEQALLRGNVNAMFTNLSRRSQGLLQRQISLISELEEQEADAAHLASLFKLDHLATRMMRNGENLLVLAGEEPGRRWTSPVPLVDVLRAAASEVEQYERIELTSVPAVEVAGRVVTDLVHLLAELLENATSFSSPQTKVRVTGHALPDGRVLIGIDDAGIGLSAEDLADINERLAAPPTVDAAVSHRMGLFVVGRLSLRHGVRVQLRGNGHGGTEALVMLPVDAVHAEGEGAPAPAPAPDGAGDDAGGGAGGGG from the coding sequence ATGCAGGAACCACGTCGAGGCCGTCCGCTCAGTCCGCTGAGGAACGACCTGGGCCCGGAGATGACCGCGTGGGCCAACCGGCTGCGGGAGTTCTACACCAGCCTCGGCATGACGCTCGGCGAGCTGGAACGCCTGGTGGGGATCGACGCCACGACGCTGTCGCGCTACCTCAACGGGCGCCGCCTGCCGGAGATCGCCTTCCTCGGCAAGCTCGACGACGCGGTCTTCAGCCGCACGCAGACCCGCATGCACAAGGACGTGCGGGAGTCGGTACGGGAGCTGTACCTCGCGGCCTGCCTGGTCCACGAGCCGCAACGGCACGAGGTCTACATGCTGCGCGACGCCCTGGCCCGGGCGGTGCAGCGGGCCGAGCTGGCCGAGGAGACCGTGTGGGAACTCCAGGCCGAACTCCACGCCGAGCAGCGGCGGCGGGAACTGGTGGAGAACAGCCTGCGGCAGCTCGAAGCGCGGACCGGACCGGCCGACGACGTCGACACCCTCCGGCGCGAACGCGCCCGCGCCCTGGCCGAACGGGACATGCTCACCGCGCTGATGGAGCAGCACTCGGCGGAACTGGTCTCGGCCATGCGGGAGCAGTACGCCATCGCCCAGGCGCGCGAGCAGCTCGCGACCGAGCTGCACGGCGCCGAACGGGTGCTGGACGAGCACCTGGAGAGCCGCTGGGGCAGTCCGGACGGTCCCGATCCCGGCCGGTCGCAGGAGCCGCGCCCGCCGAAGGCCGGGCGGTGGCGGCGACGGCGCGCGGGGACGCGCAGGCGGCAGCGGACGGACCTGGAGACGCTGCGCGCGCGGGCCGAGCACGCCGCGCGTGAACTGCCCCGCGTGGTCGGCCGGTTCTCCGCCGGGGACGTCCTCGACGCCGACCTCTCCTCGCTGCTGCCCCTTCCGGCGAGCACGTACAGCGACGACGACATCGCCCGCGTCGCCGCCGCCATGGACCTGGTGCTCCATGACGCCGTGCGGCTGGCGGGAGAGCAGGCGCTGCTGCGGGGCAACGTGAACGCGATGTTCACCAACCTCTCGCGCCGCAGCCAGGGCCTCCTCCAGCGGCAGATCTCCCTCATCTCCGAACTGGAGGAGCAGGAGGCCGACGCCGCCCACCTCGCGTCGCTGTTCAAGCTCGACCACCTGGCGACCCGCATGATGCGCAACGGGGAGAACCTGCTGGTGCTCGCCGGTGAGGAGCCCGGCCGCCGGTGGACCAGCCCGGTCCCGCTGGTCGACGTGCTGCGCGCCGCCGCGTCCGAGGTGGAGCAGTACGAGCGGATCGAGCTGACCTCGGTGCCGGCGGTCGAGGTCGCCGGCCGCGTCGTCACCGACCTCGTCCACCTGCTCGCCGAGCTGCTGGAGAACGCCACGTCGTTCTCCTCGCCGCAGACCAAGGTGCGCGTCACCGGCCACGCCCTTCCCGACGGCCGGGTGCTGATCGGGATCGACGACGCCGGGATCGGCCTGTCCGCGGAGGACCTGGCCGACATCAACGAGCGGCTGGCCGCCCCGCCGACCGTGGATGCCGCGGTCTCCCACCGGATGGGCCTGTTCGTGGTCGGCCGGCTGTCGCTGCGCCACGGCGTACGCGTCCAACTCCGCGGCAACGGCCACGGCGGCACCGAGGCCCTGGTCATGCTGCCCGTCGACGCCGTCCACGCGGAAGGGGAAGGCGCACCCGCCCCGGCACCCGCACCCGACGGCGCGGGGGACGACGCCGGCGGCGGCGCCGGGGGCGGCGGCTGA
- a CDS encoding SagB family peptide dehydrogenase: MTISSVPTAAGALAVGLSLPAHWELVRVDRRLALRGPGGAADLGETDAEVEAALRGALAGTAVPERAEDVLLDDPDPGTAVARIARFRRLLASLSPHAVRHLLTDDGELARAVPMTEPVPDAPADVAPGAVVRLSRAVVLRADQGVTVAETALRGLRVLVPDPRAVALLGTLSAPAVWDAPPDPRCGLSPEAVREAVRWLAAFGLLAVADADGRFAEDLGPLGQWSANDLHLHTRSRLGWDDRPYGATFRLLGTTEPQPAVRARHSGRTVELRRPAHLRARPDEPSFSEVLEARQSIRRYGPRAMSVGQLGEFLFRSSRTRARYGPYPERGMPYEAADRPYPSGGGAHDLEVYVTAHRVEGLDRRVYHYDAWRHQLVEVCDEKPVIDALVATAVQSKGDDAPDAVLTVTSRFSRLAWKYERIAYATTLRNVGVLYHTFYLVATVLGLAPCGLGGGDAGLVARATGNDPLVEGSVGDFALGSLPTGRSLATERDRTQRGDPRWTAGQAPEWCQVRREVIGDHPLDLA, encoded by the coding sequence TTGACCATCTCCTCGGTCCCCACCGCGGCCGGCGCACTCGCCGTCGGCCTCTCCCTTCCCGCCCACTGGGAACTCGTCCGCGTCGATCGGAGGTTGGCGCTGCGCGGGCCCGGAGGCGCGGCCGACCTGGGGGAGACCGACGCCGAGGTGGAGGCGGCGCTGCGCGGGGCGCTCGCCGGCACGGCCGTGCCGGAGCGGGCCGAGGACGTGCTGCTCGACGACCCCGACCCGGGTACGGCCGTGGCCCGGATCGCCCGCTTCCGGCGCCTGCTCGCCTCGCTGTCCCCGCACGCGGTGCGCCATCTGCTCACCGATGACGGGGAGTTGGCACGTGCGGTGCCGATGACCGAGCCGGTGCCGGACGCCCCTGCCGACGTGGCGCCGGGGGCGGTCGTCCGGTTGTCGCGTGCCGTCGTGCTGCGCGCGGACCAGGGGGTGACGGTCGCCGAGACGGCGCTGCGGGGGCTGCGCGTCCTGGTGCCCGACCCCAGGGCGGTGGCGCTCCTGGGGACGTTGAGCGCGCCGGCGGTCTGGGACGCGCCGCCCGACCCCCGGTGCGGCCTGTCGCCGGAGGCCGTCCGTGAGGCGGTCCGGTGGCTCGCGGCCTTCGGGCTGCTGGCCGTCGCGGACGCGGACGGCCGCTTCGCGGAGGACCTGGGCCCGCTGGGCCAGTGGTCCGCGAACGACCTCCACCTGCACACCCGTTCGCGGCTCGGCTGGGACGACCGTCCGTACGGCGCCACGTTCCGGCTGCTGGGCACGACCGAGCCGCAACCCGCCGTCCGGGCCCGGCACTCCGGCCGCACGGTGGAGTTGCGGCGGCCCGCGCACCTGCGCGCCCGGCCCGACGAACCCTCCTTCAGCGAGGTGCTGGAAGCCCGCCAGTCCATCCGGCGCTACGGTCCCCGGGCGATGTCCGTCGGACAACTCGGCGAGTTCCTCTTCCGCAGCAGCCGCACCCGCGCCCGCTACGGCCCCTACCCCGAGCGCGGCATGCCCTACGAAGCGGCCGACCGCCCCTACCCGAGCGGTGGCGGCGCCCACGACCTGGAGGTCTACGTCACCGCCCACCGGGTGGAGGGCCTGGACCGCCGCGTCTACCACTACGACGCCTGGCGGCACCAGTTGGTCGAGGTGTGCGACGAGAAGCCGGTGATCGACGCGCTCGTGGCCACCGCCGTGCAGTCCAAGGGCGACGACGCACCCGACGCCGTGCTCACCGTCACCTCGCGCTTCTCCCGGCTGGCCTGGAAGTACGAGCGGATCGCCTACGCGACCACGCTGCGCAACGTCGGTGTGCTCTACCACACGTTCTACCTGGTGGCGACGGTGCTGGGCCTCGCCCCGTGCGGGCTCGGCGGCGGTGACGCCGGACTGGTGGCACGGGCGACGGGGAACGACCCGCTGGTGGAGGGATCGGTCGGGGACTTCGCCCTCGGCAGCCTTCCGACCGGGCGGTCGCTGGCCACGGAGCGGGACCGGACCCAGCGCGGCGACCCGCGGTGGACGGCCGGCCAGGCGCCCGAGTGGTGCCAGGTCCGCCGCGAGGTGATCGGGGACCATCCCCTGGACCTCGCGTGA
- a CDS encoding TOMM precursor leader peptide-binding protein, with the protein MTERTPGRRVVRFRPHLAVDVVPGEAVYLFAEDTAYAVHGSAVVDLAPFLLGKHTEDEIVTALSADHAPEIVYHALGRLRARGYVVEADASLNPAEVAAWETAGFDGEAVQPLLEALTCEIRTVGEVDAEPLRRALADAGARVVEHDAALLVVLADDYLNPRLEEVNRSALSSGRPWLLARPAGAAVWIGPVFEPGAGGCWECLAFRLRRNRMVETYVEERTGRRYVPAQAATATGTLLAAHLVALRALRWAARGAWTGGGDGAPEPGHGHVEVVRPLTAERVEHPHAHRPQCPSCGDPGTQARRGESPIVLAPSVPAVARDGGMRAVDGKELMTSLERLISPITGVVSGIEEFTTEDPRMPADLLHTCVAGQNFALGATGLDALREGIRSRAAGKGTTALQARVGAACEAIERYSGLYHEDEARITATYRELGDAAVHPNAVAGYSAAQYADRQRWNSTGSTFTVVAVPFDEDARLEWSPLHSLTGGPTRWLPTMQLYYFYPKHARTLYAWADSNGCAAGTTPEDALLQGLMELFERDAVAIWWYNRLRRPAVDLASSDDPFVARCVDAYRAVGRELWVLDVTSDLGVPAFTAVSRRVDKPVEDILLAFGAHLDPAIALRRAVSELNQFLPAVLDVGPDGGGYRFPDPVQMHWWRTARLADHPYLAPDPDAAPVRLDAFPRQSGSDIAVDLRHAVDLCTKAGLDAYGIDMTRPDIGLPVFKAVVPGLRHFWARFGPGRLYDVPVRMGWLDAPLPEQQLNPVPMFL; encoded by the coding sequence ATGACGGAGAGAACCCCCGGCCGCAGGGTGGTGCGGTTCCGCCCTCATCTGGCCGTGGACGTGGTGCCCGGCGAGGCGGTCTACCTGTTCGCCGAGGACACCGCCTACGCGGTGCACGGCTCCGCGGTCGTGGACCTGGCCCCCTTCCTGCTCGGCAAGCACACCGAGGACGAGATCGTCACCGCCCTGTCCGCCGACCACGCCCCGGAGATCGTCTACCACGCCCTGGGAAGGCTCCGCGCCCGCGGCTACGTGGTGGAGGCGGACGCCTCCCTCAACCCGGCCGAGGTCGCCGCCTGGGAGACCGCCGGCTTCGACGGCGAGGCGGTCCAGCCGCTGCTGGAAGCACTGACCTGCGAGATCAGGACGGTCGGGGAGGTGGACGCCGAGCCGCTGCGCCGGGCCCTGGCCGACGCCGGGGCGCGCGTCGTCGAGCACGACGCGGCGCTGCTGGTCGTACTCGCCGACGACTACCTCAACCCGCGGTTGGAGGAGGTCAACCGCTCGGCCCTGTCCTCCGGCCGGCCGTGGCTGCTGGCCAGGCCCGCCGGGGCCGCGGTGTGGATCGGCCCGGTCTTCGAGCCGGGCGCCGGCGGGTGCTGGGAGTGCCTGGCCTTCCGGCTGCGACGCAACCGGATGGTGGAGACGTACGTCGAGGAGCGCACCGGCCGGCGGTACGTACCGGCGCAGGCCGCCACCGCGACCGGCACCCTCCTCGCGGCGCACCTGGTGGCGCTGCGCGCGCTGCGGTGGGCCGCGCGCGGCGCCTGGACCGGTGGCGGCGACGGTGCCCCCGAGCCGGGCCACGGCCACGTGGAGGTGGTGCGGCCGCTCACCGCCGAACGCGTCGAACACCCGCACGCGCACCGGCCGCAGTGCCCGAGCTGCGGCGACCCGGGGACCCAGGCGCGGCGCGGGGAGTCCCCGATCGTGCTCGCGCCCTCGGTTCCGGCGGTCGCCCGCGACGGCGGCATGCGCGCCGTGGACGGCAAGGAGCTCATGACGTCGCTGGAGCGGCTCATCAGCCCGATCACCGGAGTCGTGTCCGGCATCGAGGAGTTCACCACCGAGGACCCGCGCATGCCCGCGGACCTCCTGCACACCTGCGTGGCCGGCCAGAACTTCGCGCTCGGCGCCACCGGACTCGACGCCCTGCGCGAGGGCATCCGCAGCCGCGCGGCGGGCAAGGGCACCACGGCCCTCCAGGCCCGCGTCGGAGCCGCGTGCGAGGCGATCGAGCGCTACTCGGGCCTCTACCACGAGGACGAGGCGCGGATCACCGCCACCTACCGGGAACTCGGCGACGCGGCCGTCCACCCCAACGCGGTCGCCGGCTACAGCGCGGCCCAGTACGCCGACCGGCAGCGCTGGAACAGCACCGGCTCCACGTTCACCGTGGTGGCCGTCCCGTTCGACGAGGACGCCCGGCTGGAGTGGTCCCCCCTGCACTCGCTGACCGGCGGCCCCACGCGCTGGCTGCCGACGATGCAGCTCTACTACTTCTACCCCAAGCACGCCCGGACGCTGTACGCGTGGGCCGACTCCAACGGCTGCGCCGCCGGCACCACGCCCGAGGACGCCCTGCTCCAGGGCCTGATGGAACTGTTCGAACGCGACGCGGTGGCGATCTGGTGGTACAACCGGCTGCGCCGCCCGGCCGTCGACCTGGCGTCGTCCGACGACCCCTTCGTCGCGCGCTGCGTGGACGCGTACCGTGCGGTCGGCCGCGAACTGTGGGTGCTGGACGTCACCAGCGACCTCGGCGTGCCGGCCTTCACCGCGGTGTCGCGGCGCGTCGACAAGCCCGTCGAGGACATCCTGCTGGCCTTCGGCGCCCACCTGGACCCCGCCATCGCCCTGCGAAGGGCGGTCTCGGAGCTCAACCAGTTCCTCCCGGCGGTGCTGGACGTCGGCCCGGACGGCGGGGGCTACCGCTTCCCCGACCCGGTCCAGATGCACTGGTGGCGCACCGCCCGGCTCGCGGACCACCCCTATCTCGCCCCCGACCCGGACGCCGCCCCGGTGCGCCTGGACGCCTTCCCCCGGCAGAGCGGCAGCGACATCGCGGTCGATCTGCGGCACGCCGTCGACCTGTGCACGAAGGCCGGCCTGGACGCCTACGGGATCGACATGACCCGGCCCGACATCGGCCTGCCGGTGTTCAAGGCCGTCGTGCCCGGACTGCGCCACTTCTGGGCGCGGTTCGGACCCGGCCGGCTCTACGACGTGCCCGTCCGGATGGGCTGGCTCGACGCACCGCTGCCGGAGCAGCAGCTCAACCCGGTGCCGATGTTCCTGTGA
- a CDS encoding type 2 lanthipeptide synthetase LanM — protein sequence MSSLPSPPGAAAPSPSGAAAPSPSGAAFPSPSGAAFPSPPVARAVTAPGAGPVLRGLGDLADVLATVIAAGAPPADRAAAGPAAVLDDAARRRAAQWAAAATGTSDLDAPAVRAAVAAGALGAGDVLAAHAGIDPARLTALPAWARELALLLRALPDRSTGDDGLWAPQRCMREATRILLLADLAALRAAGRAPELTERAEADLAAQGADRVLAHCGPALDFDLRFLRPAEIDGSRGDWCRRLAALPVLGFLVGTAVRQWRAATREMLTRLAADRDVLAEGLFGQVRAAALDRVAADAGDPHDDGRNVAVLTFACGRRAVYKPRDLSCAAAFLRLLDETADAFPDRPPHRRPLLARDGYAWEGYVERGACSAPDELADYPRHLGRLIRLATLVQARDLWQDNLRPCGALPVVLDLETVMHPVFATGTDDPVEAALADTALPTGMVTAPVLLRPGGPAVDVGGCSPADRKPVPFRPEVPRLSEHGRDLGLLDGALTWQPESMAWYGDQVLDPREHTAAVAAGYREADTALARSAERLTAPGGAGHAFDGTTVRVMWSSTWASFTTMRAAEAPQALTGFERREAVLARVLRAELAHGADPATPATAGRIALAAASVADLRRLDVPIFRTVVGGTDILTSTGRRVPGLLAPGGGAALRSRLLRARQGPDPVGDAVLRTCQHLVDVHTGHRRPVPPHPAHPPVGADDDDLLRLAGHLLDRAHRAAIPDSGGGSHWMGLRHEPALGITVLATDGAAPAALRHAAEELARARAARDRRGSGRAQAAPGEPGAAPGRYCALGSDALLAAGERAAAAAASPGGAAGERGAARRTLREIGWEFAARAAHGSCLPDRTAAEEHQLGAGDGLPAVVLALLRAAGHPVPPPARTPSSAGPTSPPRSTR from the coding sequence ATGAGCAGCCTCCCCTCCCCGCCCGGAGCCGCCGCCCCGTCCCCGTCCGGAGCCGCCGCCCCGTCCCCGTCCGGCGCCGCCTTCCCGTCCCCGTCGGGTGCCGCCTTCCCGTCCCCACCGGTCGCCCGTGCCGTCACGGCACCCGGAGCCGGTCCGGTGCTGCGCGGCCTCGGCGACCTGGCCGACGTCCTGGCGACGGTGATCGCGGCCGGCGCCCCGCCGGCCGACCGCGCCGCCGCCGGCCCGGCCGCGGTCCTCGACGACGCCGCGCGCCGTCGGGCCGCGCAGTGGGCCGCGGCGGCCACGGGGACCTCCGACCTGGACGCCCCCGCGGTGCGCGCCGCGGTGGCGGCCGGGGCGCTCGGCGCCGGAGACGTCCTCGCGGCGCACGCGGGGATCGACCCCGCACGGCTGACCGCCCTGCCGGCCTGGGCCCGGGAACTCGCCCTCCTGCTGCGCGCCCTGCCGGACCGTTCGACCGGCGACGACGGGCTGTGGGCGCCGCAGCGGTGCATGCGGGAGGCCACCCGCATCCTGCTGCTCGCCGACCTCGCCGCCCTGCGGGCGGCCGGCCGCGCGCCGGAACTCACCGAACGTGCCGAAGCGGACCTGGCCGCGCAGGGCGCGGACCGCGTCCTCGCGCACTGCGGGCCGGCCCTCGACTTCGACCTGCGCTTCCTGCGGCCCGCCGAGATCGACGGCTCGCGCGGCGACTGGTGCCGGCGGCTGGCGGCGCTGCCGGTCCTCGGCTTCCTGGTCGGCACCGCGGTGCGGCAGTGGCGGGCCGCCACCCGGGAGATGCTCACCCGGCTCGCCGCGGACCGGGACGTCCTTGCCGAGGGCCTGTTCGGACAGGTCCGCGCCGCCGCCCTGGACCGGGTCGCGGCCGACGCCGGCGATCCGCACGACGACGGTCGGAACGTCGCGGTGCTCACCTTCGCCTGCGGCCGGCGCGCCGTCTACAAGCCCCGCGACCTGAGCTGCGCCGCCGCCTTCCTGCGGTTGCTGGACGAGACCGCCGACGCGTTCCCCGACCGCCCCCCGCACCGCCGCCCCCTCCTGGCCCGCGACGGCTACGCCTGGGAGGGCTACGTGGAGCGCGGCGCGTGCTCGGCGCCGGACGAACTGGCGGACTACCCGCGGCACCTGGGCCGCCTGATCCGGCTGGCCACCCTGGTGCAGGCACGCGACCTGTGGCAGGACAACCTGCGCCCCTGCGGCGCCCTGCCGGTCGTCCTGGACCTGGAGACGGTCATGCACCCCGTGTTCGCCACGGGCACGGACGACCCGGTGGAGGCCGCGCTGGCGGACACCGCGCTGCCCACGGGCATGGTGACCGCCCCGGTGCTGCTGCGCCCCGGCGGCCCCGCGGTGGACGTGGGAGGGTGCAGCCCCGCCGACCGCAAACCGGTCCCCTTCCGGCCGGAGGTGCCGCGGCTGAGCGAGCACGGCCGGGACCTGGGCCTGCTCGACGGCGCGCTGACCTGGCAGCCGGAGAGCATGGCCTGGTACGGCGACCAGGTGCTCGACCCGCGCGAGCACACCGCCGCGGTCGCCGCCGGCTACCGGGAGGCGGACACCGCGCTCGCCCGGTCGGCGGAACGGCTGACCGCGCCCGGCGGCGCGGGCCACGCCTTCGACGGCACCACGGTCCGCGTGATGTGGTCCAGCACCTGGGCGTCGTTCACCACGATGCGCGCGGCGGAGGCGCCCCAGGCGCTGACCGGCTTCGAGCGGCGCGAGGCCGTCCTGGCCCGCGTCCTGCGGGCCGAACTGGCGCACGGCGCCGACCCCGCCACGCCGGCGACGGCCGGCCGGATCGCCCTGGCCGCGGCCTCGGTCGCCGACCTGCGCCGCCTGGACGTGCCGATCTTCCGCACCGTGGTGGGCGGCACCGACATCCTGACCTCGACCGGCCGACGGGTGCCGGGCCTGCTGGCGCCCGGCGGCGGGGCCGCGCTGCGCTCCCGGCTGCTGAGGGCCCGCCAGGGGCCGGACCCGGTCGGCGACGCCGTCCTGCGGACCTGCCAGCACCTGGTCGACGTCCACACCGGCCACCGCCGCCCCGTCCCGCCGCACCCCGCGCACCCGCCCGTCGGAGCGGACGACGACGACCTGCTGCGGCTGGCCGGGCACCTGCTGGACCGCGCGCACCGGGCCGCGATCCCGGACAGCGGCGGCGGCTCGCACTGGATGGGGCTGCGGCACGAACCCGCGCTGGGCATCACGGTGCTCGCCACGGACGGCGCCGCGCCCGCGGCACTGCGCCACGCCGCCGAGGAACTGGCCCGCGCGCGGGCCGCGCGGGACCGCCGCGGCTCCGGACGGGCCCAGGCCGCGCCCGGCGAGCCCGGCGCGGCGCCCGGGCGGTACTGCGCGCTCGGCAGCGACGCCCTCCTGGCGGCGGGCGAGCGCGCGGCGGCCGCCGCGGCCTCCCCCGGCGGCGCCGCCGGGGAGCGCGGCGCGGCGCGGCGGACCCTGCGGGAGATCGGGTGGGAGTTCGCGGCCCGCGCCGCCCACGGCTCCTGCCTGCCCGACCGGACGGCGGCCGAGGAGCACCAGCTCGGCGCCGGCGACGGCCTGCCCGCCGTCGTGCTCGCCCTGCTGCGCGCCGCCGGCCACCCCGTCCCGCCCCCTGCCCGGACCCCCTCGTCCGCCGGACCGACTTCACCCCCGAGGAGCACACGATGA
- a CDS encoding ATP-binding cassette domain-containing protein: MSAAASPLSPLDRFRAGAPVSAAPPRGCVEEVAAHLGAAPAADRSGTRDEEGPADVQGAFEALGLRARVVTLADDWHRTPLHPLLGYWRDGSPVALLPRGRSFRLVLPGHGAIGRVDAATAADLTPWAWEVTRPLEARRARDLAAHGRRRGDLALLLAAGLAAAVLGAFLPSAGALALSAVLGDRTGLLGELAVLAGFGLGVYAGLVWLRNLVLARLESYAEAVLGPAALDRLLRTRAWRLREYTAGDLAVRVAGVDAVRQMLGNTTLSALLNLLFGAASLVVVIVLAPLPSLPALALVLAAAALSGWFGMRQLRHDRRVFALYGEASSTLLEMLRGLDKIRVAGREERAFGRWLEVFAEQKRQDLAAVGWQSAASGLTAALPGLLYALLLGAPLLLGTAYPGAGGLLALNIALTQFIGSVGQAGRIATAVFGVVPVVDRLLEVVGLEAEPAGAAVPPARRLALRGVGVRAPGGAALLRGVDLDVGPGEFVGVVGASGAGKSTLVQALLGLVPLAEGEVRFDGRRLDGLDPVSARRSLAAVLQDATATGTDIRSTVAAGRPGIDDAAVWAALDGVGLTDEVRAMPLGLATPVGAGNRMVSGGQRQRLLVARALAGRPRLLVLDEATSGLDPATEVALLGRLAEAGPGRIVVTHRVESLAAADRILVLEDGLPVAVGRYAELVTGCPAFARLLDPVGAATGREGAR, encoded by the coding sequence GTGAGCGCCGCGGCTTCGCCCCTCTCCCCGCTGGACCGGTTCCGGGCCGGAGCCCCGGTGTCCGCCGCCCCGCCCCGCGGCTGCGTCGAGGAGGTGGCGGCCCACCTCGGCGCCGCCCCCGCGGCGGACCGGTCCGGGACACGGGACGAGGAGGGCCCGGCGGACGTCCAGGGCGCCTTCGAGGCGCTCGGGCTGCGAGCCCGCGTGGTGACGCTCGCCGACGACTGGCACCGCACCCCGCTGCACCCCCTCCTCGGCTACTGGCGGGACGGCTCGCCCGTCGCGCTCCTGCCCCGCGGGCGCTCCTTCCGGCTGGTCCTGCCGGGCCACGGCGCGATCGGGCGGGTGGACGCGGCCACCGCCGCCGACCTGACGCCGTGGGCGTGGGAGGTGACACGGCCGCTGGAGGCGCGCCGGGCCCGGGACCTGGCGGCCCACGGGCGCAGGCGCGGGGACCTGGCCCTGCTGCTGGCCGCCGGCCTGGCCGCCGCGGTGCTCGGCGCGTTCCTGCCGTCGGCGGGCGCCCTCGCCCTGTCCGCGGTGCTCGGGGACCGTACCGGACTCCTCGGCGAGCTGGCGGTCCTGGCCGGCTTCGGACTGGGCGTCTACGCCGGCCTGGTCTGGCTGCGGAACCTGGTGCTGGCCCGGCTGGAGTCCTACGCCGAGGCGGTCCTCGGGCCCGCCGCCCTGGACCGGCTGCTGCGGACGCGGGCTTGGCGGCTGCGCGAGTACACCGCCGGCGACCTCGCCGTGCGGGTCGCCGGAGTCGACGCGGTGCGCCAGATGCTGGGCAACACCACCTTGTCGGCCCTCCTGAACCTGCTGTTCGGCGCCGCGAGCCTCGTCGTCGTCATCGTGCTGGCGCCGCTGCCGAGCCTGCCCGCCCTCGCCCTGGTACTCGCCGCCGCCGCCCTCTCCGGCTGGTTCGGCATGCGCCAACTCCGCCATGACCGCCGGGTGTTCGCGCTCTACGGGGAGGCGTCGTCGACGCTCCTGGAAATGCTGCGCGGGCTGGACAAGATCCGGGTGGCCGGGCGGGAGGAACGCGCCTTCGGCCGCTGGCTGGAGGTGTTCGCGGAGCAGAAGCGGCAGGACCTGGCGGCGGTGGGCTGGCAGTCCGCCGCCAGCGGGCTCACGGCGGCCCTTCCGGGCCTGCTCTACGCCCTGCTGCTGGGGGCGCCGCTGCTGCTGGGGACCGCGTACCCGGGCGCCGGCGGCCTGCTGGCCCTCAACATCGCCCTGACGCAGTTCATCGGCTCCGTCGGCCAGGCCGGGCGGATCGCCACCGCCGTCTTCGGCGTGGTCCCCGTCGTGGACCGGCTGCTGGAGGTGGTGGGGCTGGAGGCGGAGCCCGCCGGCGCCGCCGTGCCCCCCGCCCGCCGGCTGGCACTGCGCGGGGTGGGCGTACGCGCCCCGGGCGGCGCGGCCCTGCTGCGGGGCGTGGACCTGGACGTCGGACCGGGCGAGTTCGTCGGCGTGGTCGGAGCCTCCGGCGCCGGGAAGTCCACGCTGGTCCAGGCCCTGCTCGGCCTGGTCCCCCTGGCGGAGGGCGAGGTGCGCTTCGACGGCCGCCGGCTCGACGGCCTCGATCCGGTCTCGGCACGGCGCTCGCTGGCCGCGGTGCTCCAGGACGCCACCGCCACCGGGACCGACATCCGCAGCACCGTCGCCGCCGGGCGGCCCGGCATCGACGACGCCGCGGTGTGGGCGGCCCTCGACGGCGTCGGACTGACCGACGAGGTGCGGGCCATGCCGCTGGGCCTGGCCACGCCGGTGGGCGCGGGCAACCGGATGGTCTCCGGGGGGCAGCGCCAGCGGCTGCTGGTGGCCCGGGCGCTGGCCGGCCGGCCGCGCCTGCTGGTCCTGGACGAAGCCACCAGCGGCCTCGACCCGGCCACCGAGGTCGCGCTGCTCGGCCGGCTGGCCGAGGCCGGACCGGGCCGGATCGTGGTCACCCACCGGGTCGAGTCGCTCGCCGCGGCCGACCGCATCCTCGTGCTGGAGGACGGCCTGCCGGTCGCGGTGGGCCGCTATGCGGAACTGGTCACCGGCTGCCCGGCGTTCGCCCGCCTGCTGGATCCGGTGGGCGCGGCGACCGGACGGGAGGGCGCGCGATGA